A segment of the Flavobacterium azooxidireducens genome:
CCCTATGCCAAGAACACGGATGAGCTGAAAGAACGATGGAGAAAACAGATTAAACTTTCTACTTTGTCATCGTTAACCGATAGAATCAAGTTGCAAGAAGATGAAAAGAATGGCATTATTGATGAAAAAATCAATAATGTTAAAGATGAAAAGTTGAAAGAAAAATTAAAAGCTGAAAAGGATAAAAAGAAAGAAGAAAAACCAAAATCGATTGAAGAACTTGAAAAGGAAACTAGAGAGTCATCATTAAAATCGTTGGATGATTATTTTACTTTCATTAAAGAATTAGACAGAAACGATTGGTTTGGCGTATATGTAAATGCCATTGCTTCTCGATTTGATCCACATACAAATTATATGGCTCCCGATGATAAAGAACGTTTTGATGTGAGTATCAGCGGTAAATTTGAAGGAATTGGAGCTCGATTACAAAAGAAAAATGATTTAACGGAAATCACCGAATTAATTTCGGGTGGACCAGCTTGGAGAGGAAAAGAACTTGAACAAGGTGATGTTATCTTAAAAGTTGCCCAAGGTGATGGTGAGCCTGTTGACGTAATTGGAATGCGATTAGATAACGTAGTTAAAAAAATCAAAGGACCAAAAGGAACTGAAGTTAGATTAACCGTTAAAAAAGTAGACGGAACAATGAAAGTAATTTCATTAATTCGAGATATGGTTGAAACCGAAGAAACGTATGCCAAATCAAGCGTTGTAGAACGAAACGGAATGAAATACGGTATCATTTATTTACCGAAATTCTACATCGATTTTGAAAACCAAGACAGTCGTGATGCCGGAAAAGATGTAGCCATTGAGGTAGAACGTTTGAAAGCACAAGGCGTAAACGGAATCATTATGGATGTTCGTGATAATGGTGGCGGATCCTTAAAAACAGCAGTTGACATTACCGGATTGTTTATTGAACAAGGACCGGTAGTTCAAATTAAATCGGCAGGAACTAAAAAGGAAGTTTTGTACGATAAAGATCCTAAAATTCAGTGGGATGGACCTTTAGTGGTGATGGTGAATAATTTCTCTGCTTCGGCTTCAGAAATTTTAGCTGCAGCAATTCAGGACTACAAAAGAGGAGTTGTGATTGGAAGCAAACAAACCTACGGAAAAGGAACTGTTCAAAACGTAATTGATTTAAACCAATTTGTACGTGGTAATAATGTTGGCGATTTAGGAGCTTTAAAAACGACCACTCAAAAATTCTACAGAATCAATGGAGGTTCAACACAATTAGAAGGTGTAACCAGCGATGTTGAAATGCCGGATCGTTATTCGTATATCGATATTGGCGAAAGAGATTTGGACAATGCCATGCCATGGACAAAAATTGACCCAGCTCCATTTAACATTTGGGATAAACAAACTAATTTTGATCGTGCTGTTCAAAATAGCAAAGCAAGAATGGCTCAAGATGAACATTTTCAATTGATTGAAAAAAGTGCTAGATGGACAAAAGAAAGAAGAGATGCTGCAGTTTATAGTTTAAAATTAGATGCTTTTACGGCTGAACAAAATAGTTTGGAAGAAAAAAGCAAACAATTCAAACCGATTTCAGATTATAAAAATGATTTGGTATTTAAACCAGTTCCACAAGATTTTGAATTGATGAGTAAAGATGAATCATTCAAAGAAAAAAGAGAGCGTTGGTTTGAAAGTCTATCCAAAGACATTTATGTGGAAGAAGCATTGAATGTGTTGGATGATTTGCAATCGAAACCGGTTGTAAAAGGAAAAGTAGATTTAAAGAAAAAAATTGTAAAATCATAAATGGCAAATTGTATCTTTGAGCAATAGTTGAAAAATAAACTAATGTCCAAAAGTAATAAGTCGTTAACTAGCATAGCACTTCAAAAATTCCGAAAGAATTTTTGGGGTGTTTTTAGTTTTGGTTATATCATACTGATGATTTTTTTTGCTCTATTTGCCTATGTTTTAGCACCGGATAATTCAGAAAATGCCAATCAAATGCATTTGTCTATTCATTCAAAATCGCCAGGTTTTGAAGTTCAAATGTTAGCTGTTCCATCTGAGAAAATTGCTCCCAAAACCTTGAAAGGATATTTTTTCGGGCATCCCAATCAAGTGACTGAAATTCCGATTTTGGAATATAAGATTGTAGGGAATTCAATTCAATATGTAGAATATACTGAAGATGCTGAATTAAAACAAATCAAAGAAATCACTTTAGATAAGTTCATTGGTTTTACTTCCATTCAAGAAGTTGAAAAAGAGTTAATCACCACTAAAAAATTCCACCTCGGAACCGATAAATACGGTCGTGATTTGTTGAGTAGAATGTTGGTTGGCTCACGTGTTTCAATTTCTATCGGCTTTGTCGCTGTTTTAATTTCAGTGATTGTAGGATTATTTTTTGGAGCTCTCGGTGGTTATTATGGTGGGAAAATTGATGCCATGGTGATGTGGTTAGTGAATGTAATTTGGTCTATTCCCACACTTTTATTGGTTATTGCTATTACGCTTGCCCTCGGAAAAGGTTTTTGGCAAGTTTTTGTAGCTGTAGGTTTAACCATGTGGGTTGAAGTTGCCCGTGTGGTTCGTGGTCAGATCATCAGCGTAAAAGAAATGCAATACGTCACCGCGGCAAGAGCATTAGGTTTTTCGGATATGCGAATTATTCTGAATCACATCATACCAAATATTATGGCTCCTGTGATTGTGATTTCTGCGGCTAATTTTGCTTCTGCTATTTTGGTCGAAAGTGGTTTGAGCTTTTTAGGATTAGGAGCACAACCACCAATTCCCAGTTGGGGCGGAATGATTAAAGATCATTACAGTTACATCATTTTAGGAAAGCCGTATTTGGCATTAGTGCCAGGAACAGCTATTATGCTCATCACATTAGCTTTTATGATGACAGGCAATTCACTTCGTGATGCCTTGGATGTAAAGCAATAAAAAAACCACGCTTTCACGTGGTTTGATTGGTTAGTTTCTAACTTTTCCTAATTTTTTTTGAGCATCTTCAACGTCAGCTTCAAGTTCTTTAATCTTGATTTGTTGTTTGCTGATTTTGATGTTTTCTTTTTCAACCTCAATTTCGGTTAACTTTCCTTTTCGTTTCTTTTTTTCAAAACGCTCCATGTTTTTTTGAAGTGATTTTTTTTCTCTAACCACTCTGTCCTGAGCTCTGGAAACACTTTTTTCTGCTGAGGCAACTCTGCTTTGTTGTCTTTCAAATTGTTTTACCTCTTTTTCATGCTTTCTTTGATCTTTGGCCAATTGTTTAGCTTCTTTATCTGCACGGTCTTTGGCTTTTTCAGCATCTCTTTGTTCTCTTTCAGCATCTTTAACTGCTTTTTCTCTTTCTCTTAAAGCCTTTGCTTCAGCTTCGTCAGCGGCGACTTTCTCTTTCAATGCCTTTTCTTGAGCAATTTTAATTTCTTCAAGTGTTTTTTCTTCAACCATAATTCCGGTTTTAATTAACGTGTCTGCGGTTGTTGTTTTTGTTTCTTGTGCTTGGCTCATAATAGAGATTAGCAAAACCAAAAGGGTACTAATTTTAAATTTCATAAAGGTGTATAATTAAATTAAACAAATTAATGTATCTCAAAAGAACAACTTTTTTAATACATTTACAAAGTTAGCAATAATCATTCCTATTTGTTAAAATTAAGATATTTTTTTGAATGAGTAAAATAATTTTCATAGCTAAATTAGTATTAATTTTTTCAGTATGTGTTTCATGCAGAGATAATTATGTGTTAAAAGAAGGCGGTTCTGATAGTCAAATCATTAATCAAGAATTCGCTAAAATCGATTGGAATAATTTTGATTTTTATCCAACTTCCACAACCGGTCAAGTGATTAAACATACGCATTATACACTTTCATATAAAGAAGAACATGAACAAGCAGAATGGGTTGCTTATGAATTGAAATCCGGAATTTCATCTTATTCAGATTTTAAAAGACCTTATTTTATTGAAGATCCCAAAGTAAAAACTCGTTCTGCTGATTGGCGAAATTATAAAAATTCCGGCTACGACAAAGGTCATTTGTGTCCTGCCGGAGATATGAAGTTTTCCAAAAAAGCATATAATGAAACATTCTACACATCTAATATTTCACCACAAAAATCAGATTTCAATGCAGGAGTTTGGAATCGTTTAGAGCAAAAAGTTCGCTACTGGGCCGATAAATATGATGGTTTGTATGTGATAACCGGTGGCGTTTTAGAACCAAACCTCAAAACAATTGGTGAAGAAGATGTTTCTGTGCCGGATTATTTTTATAAAGTTCTATTTGATGTTTCGAATGATAAACCACGAATGATTGCTTTTTTAGTTCCACACAAAAACAGCGACCGACCACTTTATGAGTTTGTTGTTTCGGTTGATGAGTTGGAAGAATTAACCGGAATAGATTTCTTCCATCATTTGCCTGATGAAATTGAAAACCAAATTGAAAGAAATAACGATTATAAATCATGGAGTTTTAATTAATGAATATGAAAAAGATAATTTTAGTTGTATTGATGATGTTGTCAAATCAATTTTTTGGTCAAGAAGTAAAAGTAATGACCTATAATATTCGTCTTGATTTAGCCAGCGATGGCGAAAACAGTTGGCCAAACAGAAAAGAAAAAGTTTCCGATTTAATTCAATTTTATGAACCGGACATTTTTGGAATTCAGGAAGGATTGCCTCATCAAGTTCAGTTTTTAGATTCTGTTCTTCTGGATTATAAAGTGTTTGGAGAAGGAAGAGATGGAGGGAAAAATGGTGAACATAGTTCCATTTTCTACAAAAGCAGTAAGTTTGAATTAATTGAGTTTGATACGTTTTGGTTATCTGAAACACCGGATGAAGCTTCAAAAGGTTGGGATGCGGCTTTGAACAGAATTTGTACCTATGGTATTTTTAAAGACATAAAAACTAAGCAGCTATTTTGTGTGTTTAACACTCATTTTGATCACGTTGGTGAAGTTGCTAGAAATAAAAGTGCTCAATTAATTCATCAAAGAATAAGTGAAGTGGCTAATAAAAATCATCGTGTAATTATTATGGGTGATTTTAATTTAGAACCGAATTCTGAACCTATTTTATTCTTATCCAATAAATATGTTCATTCAAAAAGTGCTTCAAAATTGATTTACAATTCAGGGGAACATTCAATGCGTTTGAATTTCATAAACCAATTGGTAGAGAAAGAGAAATTGATCATATTTTTGTTTCAAAAAAATCATTCGAAATTAAAAAATATGCAGTTTTAACCGATAGTTATTCATGTAGATATCCATCTGATCATTTTCCGGTATTGGTTGAGCTAAAGTTTTTAAAATAACCTACCATTCATTTACTTTATTGGCATCTAATTTTAAAAAGATAAACAATAAAATTGTAAACGACCATAAACTTGAACCACCATACGAAAAGAAGGGTAGTGGCACACCAATGGTTGGAAAAAGTTTAATAAGCATCGTTATGTTTACAAAAAAATGGGTAAACAATATCGTGGCAACACAATAGCCGTAAACTCGACTGAATTTGGTTTTTTGTTGTTCTGCTAAATAAATAATACGAAATAAGAGTGTCACAAATAGCAGTATAACAACTGTTGAGCCCACAAATCCCCATTCTTCACCAACGGTTGTAAAAATATAATCGGTGTGTTGTTCAGGTACAAAACCGCCTTTTGTTTGCGTTCCTTCCATAAAACCTTTTCCAATTAATCCGCCGGAACCGATGGCAATCATGGATTGGTTGAGGTTATATCCTTCATTTTTTAAATCGACGTTGTCACTAAATAAAACATTAATTCTGTCTTTTTGATGAGGTTCTAAAACATTATCAAAAACAAAACCTACCGAAAGAACAAAAGCGGTTGCTGCAACAAAAACAATTAAATAGGCTAATGGATTTCGGTCAACTCTTCTGGCTCTTAGGTAATGAAAAATCATAATTAACACAATCCCAATTAAAATATACATGGGCTGAATAAGCAAGGCTGTAAAAAACAGCACAACGGCTATAAATCCTGTCCAAAGATACCACTCAGGCAATCCTTCTCGATTGAGAACTAAGATTAAAGACAAGAAAATCATGGCACTTCCGGCATCCGGTTGCATCAAAATCAATAAAACTGGTAAACCAATGATGGCAAATGCAATGAGTTGGTGATTCAAATTTTTTAGAAAAACCTGTGAGTCACTTAAATATTTTGCCAAAAGAAGTGCAACAGCTGTTTTTGCAATTTCGGATGGTTGGAAACTAAACGGACCAAATCCATACCAGTTTGTTTGTCCTTTTACGGTTTTTCCGAATACAAACAATCCTAAGAGAAGAACAATTCCTATGATGTAAAAAACAAATGAAAATTTCTCATACACTTTGGCATCAATCGTTAAAATGACAATGATTAATGGAATGCTCAGAATGATAAAAAGAAGTTGCTTTCCGTAATAGTCACTAAAATCAAATTCGGTAAACTCTATCGGAATAGAAGTAGAAAAGATATTTACCCATCCCATTATTACTAAAATGAAGTATAATAGAACGGTAATCCAATCTAAATTGCTGGTTACGCTTTGATTTTTCATTAATGATTAATTCTAAAGGGTTCACCACTTAACACTTTTGCATATTCACTTTCTAAACTTGAATTGAGAATTTTTTTCTCTAAGTCTGTTCGTGTGATTTTATCAGTCAAATATTTTTCGATCATCAAACTGGCAATTGGTCCTGCAATCCGAGCTCCCCAATAACCATTTTCAACAAATACAGCAATAGCGATTTTCGGGTTATCTTTTGGTGCAAAAGCCACAAAAATAGAGTGGTCAGTCAATTGCACTCGCTGTCCGTTTATTTTGGTGAAGTTTTCTGCCGTTCCGGTTTTTCCACAAATTTCAATACCTTTTACTTGTAATCGGGAGGCTGTTCCTTTGTTATAAACGTCAAACATACCTTGTATAACAGGTGGAAAATACTGTTTGTCTATTGTGGTTTGATGTTTGGTTGTGAATTTTTTATCAATGGTATGGTCCTTTATTTTTTTGATTACGTGAGGGGTATAGTAATAACCTTGATTAGCAACCGCACACATTACATTGCACAATTGAATTGGCGTCATCAAGACTTCTCCTTGACCAATAGAATTCGATATGATAGTAGTGCTTTTCCATCCACCGGCAGAATAATATTTGTCGTATAATTTTGAAGTGGGAACATTTCCTTTTCGTCCTGGAGGTAAATCATAACCCATAAAATTTCCTAACCCAAAACTTTTTAAATGATTACTCCAAGCATCCACACCATAAGCTGGTTTTGGATATTTTTCAATAATTTTTTTATACGTATTGGCAAAGTAAGTGTTGCAAGAACTATAAATTCCTGCATTCAAACTAAATCCGCCTGAATCGTGGCATTTCATAAAACGGTTTCCGTAACTAAATCCTCTTCTGCAGAAAAAAGTAGTTTGTTCATCAATTACTTCTTCTTGCAAACCAATTAAAGCGGTTAAAATTTTAAATGGTGAGCCTGGAGGATATTCTGCTAATAAACCTCTGTCATATAGTGGTTTGGCAATACTATCGTTATAAAGTTGAGTATAGTTTTTAGAGCGTTGTCTTCCTACCAAAAGAGCAGGGTCGTAGGTTGGTGCTGAAATTAATGCTAAAATTTCCCCGGTTTGTGGTTCAATTGCAACAATTCCACCACGTTTATTTTTCATAAGTTCCTCGCCATATTTTTGAATATCAATATCCAAAGTCAAAGTGATATCATCACCTTGTTTTGAAATTGTGTCAAAAATTCCTTCTTTATACGGACCAATATCTCGGTTAAATTTATCTCTTTGAATATATTTTACACCTTTTTTGCCTCTTAAAAATTCCTCATATTGTTCTTCAACACCCTGTCTACCAATTAAATCACCACTTCTGTAATAAGGGTTTTTTTCAATCATTGCCGGATTTACTTGTGTAATAAACCCAAAAACATTCGCTCCAACATTCACTTGATAATCTCTAAGAGAACGTTTTTGAATATAAAAACCTTCAAATTTTCTGATTTTTTCCTGAAAAGCAGCAAATTCTTTTTTATTTAATTGTGGTAAGAAAACAGAGGGCAATCGCGGACTATATACAATTGCTTTGTTGATTTTTTTATCAAATTCTTCTTTTGTAATATCGACTAATTCACAAAATTTTAAAGTATCCAAATTTTTAATCTCTCTCGGAACTACCATGATGTCATACGAAGGCTGATTGGCAACCAAAAGTTTTCCTTTTCTGTCATAAATATAGCCGCGTTCGGGATATTCATAAACAATTTTAATGGCGTTGTTTTCCGATTTTAATTTGTATTCGTCGTCAATTATCTGCAAATAGAATAACCTCGCCAAAATGGCAAGGGTTACAAAAATTATCAAGGATGGTAAAATAGCTTTTCTCAATTTTTCGTGGGCTTAAACATATAGATGAGTAAAATACAAAGTATCAGTGTAAAGATAGTACTCAAAATGGTTCGAAGCAATAT
Coding sequences within it:
- a CDS encoding carboxy terminal-processing peptidase, with product MKTILLFMKRNLKLVLLTVVLSVALLAFNAIDSKKSVSSDPEKDKLLIDLLTFVIERGHYDPAAIDDNLSKGIYKDYIEALDPSKRFFLQSDIDEFSKYETLIDDQIKNKDLSFFDLTYNLYLKRMQESQKYYKEILEKPFDYTVDETINTDYEKLPYAKNTDELKERWRKQIKLSTLSSLTDRIKLQEDEKNGIIDEKINNVKDEKLKEKLKAEKDKKKEEKPKSIEELEKETRESSLKSLDDYFTFIKELDRNDWFGVYVNAIASRFDPHTNYMAPDDKERFDVSISGKFEGIGARLQKKNDLTEITELISGGPAWRGKELEQGDVILKVAQGDGEPVDVIGMRLDNVVKKIKGPKGTEVRLTVKKVDGTMKVISLIRDMVETEETYAKSSVVERNGMKYGIIYLPKFYIDFENQDSRDAGKDVAIEVERLKAQGVNGIIMDVRDNGGGSLKTAVDITGLFIEQGPVVQIKSAGTKKEVLYDKDPKIQWDGPLVVMVNNFSASASEILAAAIQDYKRGVVIGSKQTYGKGTVQNVIDLNQFVRGNNVGDLGALKTTTQKFYRINGGSTQLEGVTSDVEMPDRYSYIDIGERDLDNAMPWTKIDPAPFNIWDKQTNFDRAVQNSKARMAQDEHFQLIEKSARWTKERRDAAVYSLKLDAFTAEQNSLEEKSKQFKPISDYKNDLVFKPVPQDFELMSKDESFKEKRERWFESLSKDIYVEEALNVLDDLQSKPVVKGKVDLKKKIVKS
- a CDS encoding ABC transporter permease, which gives rise to MSKSNKSLTSIALQKFRKNFWGVFSFGYIILMIFFALFAYVLAPDNSENANQMHLSIHSKSPGFEVQMLAVPSEKIAPKTLKGYFFGHPNQVTEIPILEYKIVGNSIQYVEYTEDAELKQIKEITLDKFIGFTSIQEVEKELITTKKFHLGTDKYGRDLLSRMLVGSRVSISIGFVAVLISVIVGLFFGALGGYYGGKIDAMVMWLVNVIWSIPTLLLVIAITLALGKGFWQVFVAVGLTMWVEVARVVRGQIISVKEMQYVTAARALGFSDMRIILNHIIPNIMAPVIVISAANFASAILVESGLSFLGLGAQPPIPSWGGMIKDHYSYIILGKPYLALVPGTAIMLITLAFMMTGNSLRDALDVKQ
- a CDS encoding DNA/RNA non-specific endonuclease, which encodes MSKIIFIAKLVLIFSVCVSCRDNYVLKEGGSDSQIINQEFAKIDWNNFDFYPTSTTGQVIKHTHYTLSYKEEHEQAEWVAYELKSGISSYSDFKRPYFIEDPKVKTRSADWRNYKNSGYDKGHLCPAGDMKFSKKAYNETFYTSNISPQKSDFNAGVWNRLEQKVRYWADKYDGLYVITGGVLEPNLKTIGEEDVSVPDYFYKVLFDVSNDKPRMIAFLVPHKNSDRPLYEFVVSVDELEELTGIDFFHHLPDEIENQIERNNDYKSWSFN
- a CDS encoding endonuclease/exonuclease/phosphatase family protein: MKKIILVVLMMLSNQFFGQEVKVMTYNIRLDLASDGENSWPNRKEKVSDLIQFYEPDIFGIQEGLPHQVQFLDSVLLDYKVFGEGRDGGKNGEHSSIFYKSSKFELIEFDTFWLSETPDEASKGWDAALNRICTYGIFKDIKTKQLFCVFNTHFDHVGEVARNKSAQLIHQRISEVANKNHRVIIMGDFNLEPNSEPILFLSNKYVHSKSASKLIYNSGEHSMRLNFINQLVEKEKLIIFLFQKNHSKLKNMQF
- the rodA gene encoding rod shape-determining protein RodA, with the translated sequence MKNQSVTSNLDWITVLLYFILVIMGWVNIFSTSIPIEFTEFDFSDYYGKQLLFIILSIPLIIVILTIDAKVYEKFSFVFYIIGIVLLLGLFVFGKTVKGQTNWYGFGPFSFQPSEIAKTAVALLLAKYLSDSQVFLKNLNHQLIAFAIIGLPVLLILMQPDAGSAMIFLSLILVLNREGLPEWYLWTGFIAVVLFFTALLIQPMYILIGIVLIMIFHYLRARRVDRNPLAYLIVFVAATAFVLSVGFVFDNVLEPHQKDRINVLFSDNVDLKNEGYNLNQSMIAIGSGGLIGKGFMEGTQTKGGFVPEQHTDYIFTTVGEEWGFVGSTVVILLFVTLLFRIIYLAEQQKTKFSRVYGYCVATILFTHFFVNITMLIKLFPTIGVPLPFFSYGGSSLWSFTILLFIFLKLDANKVNEW
- the mrdA gene encoding penicillin-binding protein 2 — encoded protein: MRKAILPSLIIFVTLAILARLFYLQIIDDEYKLKSENNAIKIVYEYPERGYIYDRKGKLLVANQPSYDIMVVPREIKNLDTLKFCELVDITKEEFDKKINKAIVYSPRLPSVFLPQLNKKEFAAFQEKIRKFEGFYIQKRSLRDYQVNVGANVFGFITQVNPAMIEKNPYYRSGDLIGRQGVEEQYEEFLRGKKGVKYIQRDKFNRDIGPYKEGIFDTISKQGDDITLTLDIDIQKYGEELMKNKRGGIVAIEPQTGEILALISAPTYDPALLVGRQRSKNYTQLYNDSIAKPLYDRGLLAEYPPGSPFKILTALIGLQEEVIDEQTTFFCRRGFSYGNRFMKCHDSGGFSLNAGIYSSCNTYFANTYKKIIEKYPKPAYGVDAWSNHLKSFGLGNFMGYDLPPGRKGNVPTSKLYDKYYSAGGWKSTTIISNSIGQGEVLMTPIQLCNVMCAVANQGYYYTPHVIKKIKDHTIDKKFTTKHQTTIDKQYFPPVIQGMFDVYNKGTASRLQVKGIEICGKTGTAENFTKINGQRVQLTDHSIFVAFAPKDNPKIAIAVFVENGYWGARIAGPIASLMIEKYLTDKITRTDLEKKILNSSLESEYAKVLSGEPFRINH